A stretch of Coccidioides posadasii str. Silveira chromosome 2, complete sequence DNA encodes these proteins:
- a CDS encoding uncharacterized protein (EggNog:ENOG410PPWP~COG:T~BUSCO:14695at33183) → MAPNDLSTAITNRSLRTIKTELEFLCDSSVITPGQLSSILSQLPSQTQLHAPLPQSTADTGFTPPSVPPPSYASAPPVLCMASALYAYTPTDAGDLALQANDRIQVLEHMNNDWWRGRNERTSMEGIFPRTYVTIIDEKPAAIPPQPTNYGNMPLEVANSGSSSQAGRKPSKFEENGKKFGKKMGNAAIFGAGATIGSNIVNGIF, encoded by the exons ATGGCTCCAAACGATCTCTCAACCGCCATAACCAACAGGTCTTTACGGACCATCAAAACA GAACTGGAATTCCTCTGCGACTCATCCGTTATCACACCTGGCCAACTTTCCTCAATTCTTTCACAACTCCCAAGCCAAACACAGCTACACGCTCCCTTGCCGCAGTCGACGGCGGATACCGGCTTCACGCCTCCCTCAG TACCTCCACCATCTTACGCATCAGCCCCGCCCGTTCTGTGCATGGCTTCGGCACTCTACGCATACACACCAACCGACGCAGGTGATTTGGCCTTACAAGCCAACGACCGGATTCAAGTTCTTGAACACATGAACAACGACT GGTGGCGTGGTAGGAACGAGCGAACGAGTATGGAGGGTATTTTCCCAAGAACATACGTTACCATTATCGATGAGAAACCGGCAGCCATCCCTCCACAACCGACAAACTACGGAAACATGCCACTCGAAGTTGCAAACTCCGGCTCAAGCAGCCAGGCAGGAAGGAAACCAAGCAAATTCGAAGAAAATGGAAAGAAGTTTGGCAAGAAGATGGGCAATGCTG CTATCTTTGGCGCGGGTG